A part of Procambarus clarkii isolate CNS0578487 chromosome 21, FALCON_Pclarkii_2.0, whole genome shotgun sequence genomic DNA contains:
- the LOC138366979 gene encoding formin-2-like, with translation MIAFLFHVFHRHTNDLSIILTPTPNFLPVKVSHVSGHICQAYPPTAPDTGLNAPPTAPDAGYNAPPTFLDVEHNAPPTSPDDGFNAPRTAPDSRHNALLNALDAGHNAPPTAPDAGLNAPPTFLDAEHNASPIAPDAGLNAPRTVIDAGHNASPTAPDAGHNAPPTAPDAGHNAPPTFLDVEHNAPLTSPNEGLNAPQTVLDAGHNGHNAPPTSPDAEHYAPPTATDAGHNAPLTTKLRHNAGHNAPRTAPDAEPNTVPIAPDSGYNCPLTFLDAGHNALPTALHE, from the exons ATGATTGCCTTCCTCTTCCATGTCTTCCACAGACACACCAACGACCTGTCCATCATACTTACTCCAACACCAAACTTCCtccctgttaag gtgagtcatgtctctggtcacataTGTCAAGCATATCCGCCGACCGCTCCTGATACCGGACtcaatgctccgccgaccgctcctgatgctggatataatgctccgccgacctttCTTGATGTTGAACATAATGCTCCACCGACCTCTCCTGATGATGGATTTAATGCGCCGCGGACTGCTCCTGATTCTAGACATAATGCTCTGCTGAATgctcttgatgctggacataatgctccaccgactgctcctgatgctggacttaatgctccgccgacctttCTTGATGCTGAACATAACGCTTCACCGatcgctcctgatgctggacttAATGCTCCGCGGACCGTTATTGACGCTGGACATAATGCTTcgccgaccgctcctgatgctggacataatgctccaccgaccgctcctgatgctggacataatgctccgccgacctttCTTGATGTTGAACATAATGCTCCACTGACCTCTCCTAATGAAGGACTTAATGCGCCGCAGACCGttcttgatgctggacataatg GACATAATGCTCCACCGACCTCTCCTGATGCTGAGCATTATGCTCCGCCAACCGCTACTgacgctggacataatgctccattgacgactaagctacgacataatgctggacataatgctccacgGACCGCTCCTGATGCCGAACCTAATACTGTGCCGATTGCTCCTGATTCTGGATATAATTGTCCACTGACCTttcttgatgctggacataatgctctgcCGACTGCTCTTCATGAATGA
- the LOC138366978 gene encoding uncharacterized protein — MAEHLGVTKTLKKLKDIFTGPVFGDVKKYCKTCLSCQRASKPAPAIPRAPIEPIPAFGKPFLRILVDILDSLPRTRNVHEYLLTIKCTASRFPEAVPMRKVTSRAVLDTLQNYVAWVGIPEVIQADQWSVLQSRLFRETVKACKVEQVRSSPYHPQLKGALKRLHGTLKSLLRIYCAEEGNKWDEALPSVLFVIRDVVVESLGFTPFQLVYGHFVRSVARELARENLKTSQMEMAKYYDKRTMARKFQEGEQVLVLLLKKGKNTPSEDEEQMEIPPQTTVLCVRHEEGTEEEGVKLERADGSKMSNTDSLAEKEARLGHSEDDQSLELVEILRKNESLFTKVPRRPRGTVHEVNVGDAAPIKQHPYRVSPDKDEAMRKEERYFLDNDLAEISDTEWSSPCLHMKKSAVATPMASLLSKNKKWEWNDGVAQESFDKTKKLLTEAPVLALPDFGVPFALFVDTSDLGAGAVLTHQNDEIYRSVSFFSKKFVKHQRTYSTVEKETVALVLALKHFEIYVRGEGHIVTVYTNHNPMVFLSEMKHVNLRLTKWFLLIQEYNLKIRHIRGEDNEVADA, encoded by the exons ATGGCAGAACACTTGGGCGTTACGAAAACTTTAAAAAAGCTGAAGGACATTTTTACTGGCCCAGTGTTTGGAGACGTGAAAAAGTATTGTAAGACGTGTTTGTCATGCCAGCGTGCGAGTAAACCGGCACCAGCTATACCTAGAGCACCTATAGAGCCCATCCCTGCTTTTGGCAAACCTTTCCTGAGGATACTAGTGGATATTTTGGATTCGTTACCAAGGACTAGAAATGTCCATGAGTATCTGCTGACCATTAAGTGTACGGCCTCGCGTTTCCCGGAAGCAGTCCCCATGAGGAAGGTGACATCACGGGCCGTCTTGGATACACTGCAGAATTATGTCGCCTGGGTAGGCATACCCGAGGTAATCCAGGCGGACCAGTGGAGTGTTTTGCAGTCAAGGttatttagggaaactgtgaaagcaTGTaaagtagagcaagtgcgctcgtcaccatACCATCCTCAGTTGAAGGGGGCTTTAAAAAGACTCCACGGAACACTGAAGAGCCTGTTGcggatatactgcgctgaggaagggaatAAGTGGGACGAGGCATTGCCATCTGTTTTGTTTGTCATCAGGGACGTGGTGGTGGAATCATTAGGATTCACCCCATTCCAGCTAGTTTACGGACACTTtgtgaggagtgtg GCCAGAGAGTTGGCCAGGGAAAATTTAAAAACATCCCAGATGGAAATGGCCAAGTACTATGACAAGCGGACTATGGCGAGGAAGTTCCAGGAAGGAGAACAGGTGTTAGTCCTCCTGCTCAAAAAGGGAA AGAACACTCCGAGTGAAGATGAGGAACAGATGGAAATCCCGCCACAAACGACCGTGCTTTGTGTCAGGCACGAGGAAGGAACGGAAGAGGAAGGCGTCAAGCTGGAGAGGGCTGATGGATCGAAGATGTCCAACACGGACAGCCTGGCCGAGAAAGAAGCGAGGTTGGGTCATTCAGAGGATGACCAGAGCCTGGAATTGGTGGAAATCTTGCGGAAGAATGAATCACTGTTTACGAAAGTACCGAGAAGGCCTCGGGGAACGGTACACGAGGTCAACGTAGGGGATGCTGCTCCTATCAaacagcacccttacagagtcaGTCCGGATAAAGACGAGGCCATGAGAAAAGAAGAAAGGTACTTTCTAGATAATGACCTGGCAGAGATCAGTGACACCGAATGGAGTTCACCTTGCCTCCATATGAAGAAGAGCGCTG TCGCCACTCCTATGGCAAGTTTGTTGTCTAAGaataagaagtgggagtggaatgatgGAGTAGCACAGGAGTCATTTGATAAAACCAAGAAATTATTGACTGAGGCGCCTGTGTTAGCTTTGCCGGATTTTGGAGTGCCGTTTGCATTGTTCGTTGATACCAGTGAtttaggggctggagctgtactgacgcatcaGAATGACGAAATTTATCGAAGTGTGTCTTTCTTTTCGAAGAAGTTTGTCAAGCATCAGAGAACATATAGTACGGTCGAGAAGGAGACTGTGGCATTGGTCCTGGCATTAAAACATTTTGAGATATACGTACGTGGCGAAGGACACATAGTTACTGTGTATACAAACCATAATCCCATGGTGTTCCTGAGCGAGATGAAGCATGTGAATCTGAGGTTAACCAAGTGGTTCTTGTTAATTCAAGAATATAATCTGAAGATAAGACATATAAGAGGAGAAGATAATGAGGTCGCTGATGCTTGA